From a region of the Parus major isolate Abel chromosome 6, Parus_major1.1, whole genome shotgun sequence genome:
- the CALHM3 gene encoding calcium homeostasis modulator protein 3, producing MDRFRMIFQYFQSNSESVMNGICGLLALASVKMYTSFDFSCPCLPHYNMAYGLGIMFIPPIILFLCGLILNRQSLVMLEEWRRPPGRRKKDLAVIRYMCSSIMQRAMVAPVVWIVVTLLDGKCLICAFSGSVDPEKFAGFANVSTAQVQQLLAKVPCKDEDEFVRNNMSRKAVSRYLRCWSQALGWSILLILIIAAFLARWLRPCFNQATLLQARHWSNYIDIEQKIFEETCCEHSRLFAHKCILHFFESMRQEIKLHSFSLPREGERAEGEENLLQGITDQDQVNKLLKTWYYEKPPLDVSQAHQRHPLVRERSPLPWADSASTHSKFPQHTNV from the exons ATGGATCGTTTCCGGATGATCTTCCAGTACTTCCAATCCAACTCGGAGTCTGTAATGAACGGGATCTGTGGGCTGTTGGCCCTGGCAAGTGTAAAGATGTACACCAGCTTTGACTtcagctgcccctgcctgccTCACTACAACATGGCCTATGGCTTGGGGATCATGTTCATACCCCCTATCATCCTCTTCCTGTGTGGTCTCATCCTCAACAGACAGTCCCTGGTGATGCTGGAGGAGTGGAGGCGACCACCGGGGCGCAGGAAGAAGGACCTAGCTGTCATCAG gtacATGTGTTCCTCCATCATGCAGCGAGCCATGGTTGCCCCTGTTGTCTGGATTGTAGTCACCCTCCTGGATGGCAAATGCCTGATCTGTGCCTTCAGTGGCTCTGTGGATCCTGAGAAGTTTGCAGGCTTTGCCAATgtgagcacagcacaggtgCAGCAGTTGCTGGCCAAGGTGCCCTGCAAGGATGAGGACGAGTTCGTGAGGAACAACATGTCCCGCAAGGCAGTGTCCAGGTACCTGCGCTGCTGGTCCCAG GCACTCGGCTGGAGCATTTTGTTGATCCTTATCATAGCAGCTTTCCTTGCCCGCTGGCTCAGACCTTGCTTCAACCAGGCCACCCTCCTGCAGGCACGTCACTGGAGCAACTACATTGACATCGAGCAAAAGATTTTTGAGGAAACCTGCTGTGAGCACAGCCGGCTCTTTGCTCACAAATGCATCCTCCACTTCTTTGAAAGCATGCGGCAAGAGATCAAACTGCACAGCTTCAGCTTGCCtagggagggagagagggctGAAGGAGAGGAAAACCTTCTCCAGGGCATCACAGATCAGGACCAGGTGAACAAACTTCTGAAAACATGGTACTATGAGAAACCTCCCCTGGATGTCAGCCAGGCACACCAGAGGCATCCCCTGGTGAGAGAGAGatcccctctgccctgggcagacaGTGCCAGCACACACTCCAAATTCCCTCAGCACACCAATGTGTAA
- the CALHM1 gene encoding calcium homeostasis modulator protein 1, translated as MDKFRMIFQFFQSNQESFMNGICGIMALASTQMYSAFDFNCPCLPHYNLAYGLGILLVPPFILFLLGFVLNNNISMLAEEWRRPQGQRGKDPAVLRYMFCSMAQRAMIAPAVWVSVTLLDGKCITCAFCTSVPVEILGNASHPHLSQGEIQRVLARIPCKDIYNGQQLIANEVAVRYLRCISQALGWCFVLLMTTLAFLVRSLRPCFSQAAFLKSRYWSHYIDIERKLFDETCAEHARSFAKVCIQQFFEGMSTDLVAAHYHLPRKAPANAGEASEKLLGITDQGTMNMALKSWHRCKPPLHLHPPVLPAGNGWAGEGQPPKHPSAPQRETAAYYSWV; from the exons ATGGACAAGTTTCGGATGATCTTCCAGTTCTTCCAGTCCAACCAGGAGTCCTTCATGAACGGCATCTGTGGGATCATGGCCCTTGCCAGCACCCAGATGTACTCAGCCTTTGATTTCAACTGCCCCTGCCTGCCACACTACAACCTGGCCTATGGGCTGGGCATCCTCCTGGTGCCCCCCTTCATCTTGTTCctgctggggtttgtgctgAACAACAACATCTCGATGCTGGCAGAGGAGTGGAGGCGGCCGCAGGGCCAGCGGGGGAAGGACCCGGCTGTCCTGCGCTACATGTTCTGCTCCATGGCACAGCGGGCCATGATCGCCCCCGCGGTCTGGGTGTCGGTGACACTGCTGGATGGCAAGTGCATCACCTGTGCCTTCTGCACCTCGGTGCCCGTGGAGATCCTGGGCAATGCCAGCCACCCCCACCTCTCCCAGGGGGAGATACAGCGGGTCCTTGCCCGAATCCCCTGCAAGGACATCTACAATGGGCAGCAGCTCATTGCCAATGAAGTGGCAGTCAGGTACCTGCGCTGCATCTCACAG gctctgggctggtgctttgtgctgctgatgaCCACTCTGGCTTTCTTGGTCAGATCGCTTCGGCCTTGCTTCAGCCAGGCTGCCTTCCTGAAGAGCAGGTACTGGTCCCACTACATCGACATCGAGCGCAAGCTGTTCGATGAGACGTGTGCGGAGCATGCCAGGAGCTTTGCCAAGGTCTGCATCCAGCAGTTCTTCGAGGGCATGAGCACAGACCTGGTGGCTGCTCACTACCATCTGCCCAGGAAAGCTCCTGCCAATGCAGGGGAAGCTTCTGAGAAGCTCCTGGGCATCACCGACCAGGGCACCATGAACATGGCCCTGAAGAGCTGGCACCGATGCAAGCCCCCACTGCACCTCCACCCACCTGTCCTTCCCGCTGGAAATGGCtgggcaggagaagggcagCCCCCCAAGCACCCCTCTGCACCCCAAAGAGAGACAGCTGCCTACTACAGCTGGGTGTGA